In the Devosia sp. SL43 genome, one interval contains:
- a CDS encoding acyltransferase family protein, whose protein sequence is MTEKTHFFAESGILRVLQAGRAIAACAVVIHHAAATAQLWTTSVPGWISELSQRSVGFNFFFVLSGFIILYSHGADKIGAKQAGSYFLKRFTRIFAPYLPVAVTMMLIYTIFPQISMSNKDWGVVSTLTLIPTGQVSAVAVAWTLQHEIIFYVLFGLFYFVRPFALVVLAWGAAILGFWITGIWSAIGIPLLTVALHPLNLMFIAGMLSAVIVKRVSSQWWPVPLLVGVAGLTTFVLAGNSLEAQVGFGVAMAPFTTALIMLERGRKIIVPNILVSLGGASYSIYLVHLSIVSVVARLLGGTNSWLAIFICSIAFSIVFGVIYHHLVEKRFVRFFNDRRRAAAVTSD, encoded by the coding sequence ATGACTGAGAAGACCCATTTCTTCGCCGAAAGCGGGATTCTTCGTGTCTTGCAAGCCGGTCGAGCAATAGCCGCCTGTGCTGTAGTAATACATCACGCTGCAGCTACCGCACAGTTATGGACGACATCGGTCCCTGGCTGGATATCCGAGCTTAGCCAGCGGAGTGTTGGGTTCAATTTCTTCTTCGTGCTGAGTGGGTTCATAATATTATACTCACATGGAGCAGATAAAATTGGTGCAAAGCAAGCAGGTAGCTACTTCTTAAAAAGATTTACTAGAATATTTGCGCCGTACCTGCCTGTCGCAGTGACGATGATGCTAATTTATACGATATTCCCACAGATTTCCATGTCAAATAAGGATTGGGGTGTGGTTTCAACGCTCACATTAATTCCGACCGGACAAGTATCAGCTGTTGCGGTTGCCTGGACTTTGCAGCACGAGATAATATTCTACGTACTGTTCGGTCTGTTTTATTTCGTGCGACCATTCGCGCTGGTGGTGCTGGCATGGGGTGCCGCAATATTAGGCTTTTGGATCACCGGCATATGGTCAGCAATTGGCATTCCGCTTCTTACGGTCGCTTTGCATCCACTGAATTTGATGTTCATCGCAGGGATGCTTTCGGCCGTCATTGTCAAAAGAGTGAGCAGCCAATGGTGGCCTGTGCCGCTTTTAGTCGGGGTTGCAGGCTTGACGACGTTTGTCCTGGCTGGAAATTCTCTTGAGGCACAGGTGGGATTTGGTGTGGCCATGGCCCCTTTTACCACGGCTCTTATTATGCTGGAGCGCGGACGTAAAATCATAGTCCCGAATATTCTGGTTTCGTTAGGCGGAGCCTCATACTCAATATATCTAGTGCATCTTTCTATTGTCTCCGTTGTCGCTCGATTGCTTGGGGGTACCAACTCATGGTTGGCGATATTCATTTGCTCAATCGCCTTTAGTATTGTATTTGGCGTAATTTATCATCATCTGGTTGAAAAGCGTTTTGTAAGATTCTTTAATGACAGAAGACGTGCCGCAGCTGTTACTTCAGACTAA
- a CDS encoding class I SAM-dependent methyltransferase, giving the protein MTVKVAGGKAEDGVVIGNTYDKYGTSNPIARRLVEGFDDALSGLVRKIDPSSIHEVGCGEGYWTLRWMSANIDARGTDFSSEVIEMAKANALAEGADAASFEVRSIYEMLPGRDSAPLIVCCEVMEHLEEPEQALEALRGIVDADLIISVPREPIWRVLNLVRGKYISDLGNTPGHLNHWSKAGIVALVERHFEILEVLSPFPWTMLHCRQKV; this is encoded by the coding sequence ATGACGGTTAAGGTGGCTGGTGGAAAGGCCGAGGACGGGGTCGTCATTGGAAACACCTACGACAAGTATGGTACGTCCAACCCAATCGCTCGGCGTCTTGTTGAAGGGTTCGATGATGCGCTTAGCGGGCTAGTGCGTAAAATCGATCCTTCGTCAATTCATGAGGTTGGCTGCGGCGAGGGATATTGGACATTGCGGTGGATGAGCGCAAACATTGACGCGCGCGGAACCGATTTTTCGTCCGAGGTCATAGAAATGGCAAAGGCTAACGCACTAGCGGAGGGCGCCGACGCGGCAAGCTTCGAAGTCCGCAGCATTTACGAGATGCTTCCTGGTCGAGACAGTGCCCCGTTGATCGTGTGCTGCGAGGTCATGGAGCATCTGGAAGAGCCTGAACAGGCGCTTGAGGCGTTGCGCGGCATTGTTGACGCCGATCTCATAATCAGCGTGCCGCGCGAGCCAATTTGGCGTGTGTTGAACCTTGTTCGTGGAAAGTATATTTCTGACCTAGGTAACACGCCTGGCCATCTCAACCATTGGTCCAAGGCGGGCATAGTTGCTCTAGTTGAGCGCCATTTTGAAATTCTGGAAGTCTTGTCACCCTTTCCTTGGACTATGCTGCATTGCAGGCAAAAAGTTTAA